A portion of the Salminus brasiliensis chromosome 9, fSalBra1.hap2, whole genome shotgun sequence genome contains these proteins:
- the cited1 gene encoding cbp/p300-interacting transactivator 1 isoform X1, which translates to MCHQVMSSVLLSNSNMKDRDSLSLLHYPGSGKTNPQFPPPNLHSTSPSLGKPQPFCLQSSQHLIASMQLQKLNSHYQSLAGSPGVSGGPNRGFGTASLSQAQITGPSMAQCPGIIDSDPVDEEVLMSLVVELGLDRANELPELWLGQNEFDFISDVPAGC; encoded by the exons AT GTGCCACCAGGTAATGAGCTCAGTGCTGCTGTCCAACTCCAACATGAAGGACCGTGACTCTCTGAGCCTCCTGCACTACCCCGGCTCTGGCAAAACCAACCCGCAGTTCCCCCCTCCCAACCTACACTCTACCTCCCCGAGCCTGGGCAAGCCCCAGCCCTTCTGCCTTCAGTCCAGCCAGCACCTCATAGCCTCCATGCAGCTTCAAAAGCTCAACAGCCATTACCAAAGCCTGGCTGGCTCACCAGGAGTTTCCGGTGGACCGAACCGGGGGTTTGGAACTGCTTCCTTGAGTCAAGCACAGATCACTGGCCCCAGTATGGCTCAGTGTCCAGGGATCATTGATTCAGACCCAGTTGACGAGGAGGTTCTCATGTCTCTGGTGGTGGAGTTGGGTTTGGACAGAGCTAATGAGCTTCCAGAGCTGTGGCTGGGCCAGAACGAATTTGACTTCATATCAGACGTACCTGCTGGGTGCTGA
- the cited1 gene encoding cbp/p300-interacting transactivator 1 isoform X2, with protein MSSVLLSNSNMKDRDSLSLLHYPGSGKTNPQFPPPNLHSTSPSLGKPQPFCLQSSQHLIASMQLQKLNSHYQSLAGSPGVSGGPNRGFGTASLSQAQITGPSMAQCPGIIDSDPVDEEVLMSLVVELGLDRANELPELWLGQNEFDFISDVPAGC; from the coding sequence ATGAGCTCAGTGCTGCTGTCCAACTCCAACATGAAGGACCGTGACTCTCTGAGCCTCCTGCACTACCCCGGCTCTGGCAAAACCAACCCGCAGTTCCCCCCTCCCAACCTACACTCTACCTCCCCGAGCCTGGGCAAGCCCCAGCCCTTCTGCCTTCAGTCCAGCCAGCACCTCATAGCCTCCATGCAGCTTCAAAAGCTCAACAGCCATTACCAAAGCCTGGCTGGCTCACCAGGAGTTTCCGGTGGACCGAACCGGGGGTTTGGAACTGCTTCCTTGAGTCAAGCACAGATCACTGGCCCCAGTATGGCTCAGTGTCCAGGGATCATTGATTCAGACCCAGTTGACGAGGAGGTTCTCATGTCTCTGGTGGTGGAGTTGGGTTTGGACAGAGCTAATGAGCTTCCAGAGCTGTGGCTGGGCCAGAACGAATTTGACTTCATATCAGACGTACCTGCTGGGTGCTGA
- the rps4x gene encoding small ribosomal subunit protein eS4 encodes MARGAKKHLKRVAAPKHWMLDKLTGVFAPRPSTGPHKLRECLPLIIFLRNRLKYALTGDEVKKICMQRYIKIDGKVRTDITYPTGFMDVISIEKTGENFRLIYDMKGRFTVHRITNEEAKYKLCKVRKILIGTKGIPHLVTHDARTIRYPDPLIKANDTIRIDLETGKITDFVKFDTGNLCMVTGGANLGRIGVIVNRERHPGSFDVVHVKDSTGNSFATRLSNIFVIGKGNKPWISIPRGKGIRLTIAEERDKRLAAKQSSN; translated from the exons ATG GCCAGAGGAGCAAAGAAGCACCTGAAGCGCGTCGCAGCGCCCAAGCATTGGATGCTTGATAAGCTGACTGGAGTGTTT GCTCCTCGTCCCTCCACCGGTCCCCACAAGCTGAGGGAGTGTCTGCCCCTCATCATCTTCCTGAGGAACCGGCTAAAGTATGCTCTGACTGGAGATGAGGTCAAGAAGATCTGCATGCAGAGGTACATCAAGATTGACGGCAAGGTCCGCACGGACATCACCTACCCTACTGGGTTCATGG ATGTGATCAGCATTGAGAAGACTGGGGAGAACTTCCGTCTGATCTACGACATGAAGGGCCGTTTTACTGTCCACCGCATCACCAATGAGGAGGCCAAG TACAAGCTGTGCAAGGTCAGAAAAATTCTCATCGGCACCAAGGGAATCCCTCATCTGGTGACCCACGATGCCCGCACCATCCGTTACCCTGACCCCTTAATCAAGGCCAATGACACGATCCGCATTGACCTGGAGACTGGCAAAATCACAGACTTCGTCAAGTTTGACACAG GTAACTTGTGCATGGTAACAGGAGGTGCTAACTTGGGACGAATTGGTGTAATCGTCAACAGAGAGAGGCACCCTGGCTCCTTTGATGTGGTCCACGTGAAGGACAGCACTGGCAACAGCTTTGCCACCAGGCTCTCCAACATCTTTGTCATTGGCAAG GGCAACAAGCCATGGATATCCATCCCCCGTGGAAAGGGTATCCGCCTGACCATTGCcgaggagagagacaagagacTGGCTGCCAAGCAGAGCAGCAACTAA